A single window of Providencia alcalifaciens DNA harbors:
- a CDS encoding DUF4056 domain-containing protein: protein MFKLLITSCFLFMLVACQTREELNLPAANLNLDTVSYEEASQAWPILHDLKAPQGLRACCAFGYDLQAEVAGIPVPFYTIDNIVEADNLGEHHYNDSYLGATAGLMGVSHEKVGLIYTTDGGFIDIAHVRDTADYTLYLFSQIYPKLGEEWTLTLSDELASRQIHFSAFTPPTSPAERYTLSTYLAAKLAFQLAAWHEIAQWYGYQSVPGFSEGISAFSPEDLYSNLVGARLASSLILQGHAESLAIFSQSLEALLPIALHQLGAQEKSLTRHAFNKIDGLWWNSSKRVPDKFLVLKRDYDTTDSRYPFLPTQTVATLGLKLSLPSEYAGFTLSSLAQFRLVPTDHMAQLPIPETYWTVDDFKRLAENAKIEDQKQQTVPFND, encoded by the coding sequence ATGTTTAAGCTGCTAATAACTTCATGTTTTTTATTTATGCTCGTCGCCTGCCAAACTCGCGAAGAACTGAACTTACCTGCGGCGAACCTTAATCTAGATACTGTTTCCTACGAAGAAGCATCCCAAGCGTGGCCTATTCTGCACGATCTCAAAGCCCCTCAAGGGCTTCGAGCCTGCTGCGCTTTTGGCTATGATCTGCAAGCAGAAGTAGCTGGTATTCCCGTTCCTTTCTATACCATCGACAACATTGTTGAAGCCGATAATCTCGGTGAGCACCATTATAATGATAGCTACTTGGGTGCCACTGCAGGTCTAATGGGAGTCAGTCACGAAAAAGTGGGGCTTATCTACACCACTGATGGCGGGTTTATTGATATTGCCCATGTTCGAGATACCGCCGACTATACGTTATATCTCTTTAGCCAGATTTACCCAAAGCTTGGTGAAGAGTGGACATTAACCCTCAGCGATGAACTCGCGAGCAGACAAATCCATTTTTCCGCCTTTACGCCTCCTACTTCCCCCGCAGAGCGCTACACGTTAAGTACCTATCTAGCGGCCAAACTCGCGTTTCAGTTAGCCGCTTGGCATGAAATTGCACAATGGTATGGTTATCAATCGGTTCCCGGTTTTTCTGAGGGGATATCCGCCTTCTCTCCCGAAGACTTATATTCCAACTTAGTAGGTGCAAGGCTAGCAAGTTCGCTGATTTTACAAGGTCATGCTGAGTCACTTGCCATATTCTCACAATCACTCGAAGCACTGCTTCCCATTGCATTACATCAACTTGGGGCCCAAGAAAAATCCTTAACTCGCCATGCATTTAACAAAATTGATGGGCTTTGGTGGAATAGTTCGAAGCGTGTTCCAGATAAATTTTTAGTGCTTAAGCGAGATTATGACACCACCGATAGCCGCTACCCTTTTTTACCTACCCAAACTGTAGCGACTTTAGGGCTAAAACTCAGTTTACCGTCGGAATATGCAGGATTTACGTTATCATCTCTCGCACAGTTTCGCTTAGTCCCCACCGATCATATGGCACAGCTCCCCATTCCAGAAACATATTGGACAGTTGATGATTTCAAACGGCTCGCTGAGAATGCAAAAATTGAAGATCAAAAACAGCAAACCGTGCCATTCAACGACTAA
- a CDS encoding DUF459 domain-containing protein: MLTSEFKNNLKKTGQVVLIVIITGLLLIWLNQSSLERFWQQKYHQDTPWAKIGGNPVWDYGSALHDGVQEAGATFAYHASGQKAAEDKLAAQMAANHKTLVFPQDFRVGLHFVNGYIHPAESLSVTFPELLKRPQARAKIPGRTFAGVTIAQPEGPVVQKQIANIAAGDQVLFAGDSMMQGVAPHVKNMLLKKYNIESINLSKQSTGLAYPKFFNWPDTIAKALNDNPNIKVLVVFLGPNDPWDMPPQSGYKYVKFKSEEWEQTYRSRISEILSTARQHHVDVIWVGPPNMRKNTLSDGMKFLRGLYQTEVAKYGEMYISANDVFKYKNDDYSDYIGDGSNAIKLRSGDGIHFSGKGQQMIAESVFSLIHFEEEDKEPHETEQPESGQEQATHS; encoded by the coding sequence ATGCTAACTTCTGAGTTTAAAAATAACCTGAAAAAAACTGGGCAAGTTGTGCTGATTGTCATCATCACGGGCTTGCTACTGATTTGGTTAAACCAAAGCTCCTTAGAGCGATTCTGGCAGCAAAAGTATCACCAAGATACCCCATGGGCGAAAATCGGCGGAAACCCTGTCTGGGATTACGGGAGTGCGTTACATGATGGTGTCCAAGAAGCGGGGGCAACTTTTGCCTATCACGCATCGGGACAAAAGGCCGCTGAAGATAAACTTGCGGCCCAAATGGCCGCTAACCACAAAACGTTAGTTTTCCCACAAGATTTCCGTGTGGGACTACACTTTGTTAATGGTTATATTCATCCAGCAGAGAGCTTATCGGTTACGTTCCCTGAGTTATTAAAACGCCCTCAAGCTCGCGCTAAAATTCCGGGTCGAACCTTTGCGGGCGTGACTATTGCACAACCTGAAGGGCCTGTTGTTCAAAAACAAATAGCCAATATTGCCGCAGGGGATCAAGTCTTGTTTGCAGGGGACTCCATGATGCAGGGCGTCGCTCCCCATGTTAAAAACATGCTGTTGAAAAAGTATAATATTGAGAGTATTAACTTAAGTAAGCAGAGTACGGGTCTTGCGTACCCTAAATTCTTTAACTGGCCAGATACCATTGCCAAAGCATTGAACGATAACCCGAACATTAAAGTCTTAGTGGTATTTTTAGGGCCTAATGATCCATGGGATATGCCACCACAGTCAGGCTATAAGTATGTGAAATTCAAGAGTGAAGAGTGGGAACAAACCTATCGCTCGCGTATCAGTGAAATTCTCTCCACCGCACGCCAACATCATGTCGATGTGATTTGGGTGGGTCCACCGAATATGCGTAAAAACACCCTTTCCGATGGTATGAAATTCCTTCGTGGTCTTTACCAGACTGAAGTCGCGAAATATGGCGAAATGTACATTTCTGCCAATGACGTCTTTAAATATAAAAATGACGACTATTCCGACTATATTGGGGATGGTAGCAATGCTATAAAATTGCGCAGTGGTGATGGGATCCATTTCAGTGGTAAAGGGCAACAAATGATTGCCGAAAGCGTATTTTCACTGATCCATTTCGAAGAGGAAGACAAGGAACCTCATGAAACTGAACAACCAGAATCAGGTCAAGAGCAAGCTACTCACAGCTAG
- a CDS encoding protein bax: MPSRTMRTNAVFAFLFLLLFSGLSFGSTSTSTMLKKDFTLKSAQNSNQAETPLPDMRKYPSGTPRKKAFLKTIVPVIEKVNQQIMEERNWLLSVRANTKWSAQELRRLTQICDSYGISCSNPKRINWDKLLSRVDIMPTHLVATQAATESGWGTSQLALQNGNLFGMRCGSGCQVSKGKIKGYSAYASVEATVTAYMKNMNTHNAYESLRHSRAKQRQSQDELDSVKLINDMKGYSELGSSYNRYLKEMYASNEELITQAQQRAATRS, encoded by the coding sequence ATGCCCTCTCGAACGATGAGGACAAACGCCGTCTTCGCTTTCTTATTTTTACTTTTGTTTTCGGGCCTCAGTTTTGGCTCCACCAGTACCAGTACGATGCTTAAAAAAGACTTCACGCTGAAGTCGGCACAAAACTCAAATCAAGCAGAAACACCACTGCCTGATATGCGTAAATACCCGTCTGGTACTCCACGTAAGAAAGCGTTTTTGAAAACGATTGTCCCGGTGATTGAAAAAGTCAATCAACAGATTATGGAAGAGCGTAACTGGCTGCTTTCCGTGCGCGCAAACACCAAATGGAGCGCCCAAGAGCTACGTCGCCTAACCCAGATCTGCGATAGTTATGGCATCAGTTGCAGCAACCCAAAACGTATTAATTGGGATAAGCTGTTAAGTCGTGTAGACATCATGCCAACACATTTAGTTGCGACACAAGCGGCTACAGAGTCTGGTTGGGGTACTTCTCAGCTTGCTCTACAAAACGGAAATTTATTTGGTATGCGCTGTGGTAGCGGTTGCCAAGTTAGCAAAGGAAAGATCAAAGGCTACTCAGCTTACGCTTCTGTTGAAGCAACAGTGACTGCCTATATGAAGAACATGAATACCCATAACGCGTATGAATCCTTACGTCACTCGCGTGCTAAACAGCGTCAATCACAAGATGAGTTAGACTCCGTCAAGCTGATTAACGATATGAAAGGGTACTCAGAGTTAGGTTCATCATATAACCGCTATTTGAAAGAGATGTACGCGAGCAACGAAGAATTGATTACACAAGCTCAACAAAGAGCAGCGACTCGCAGCTAA
- a CDS encoding regulatory protein RecX, whose translation MTQPELYQYALFLLSRRDYGKAELFARMKRRMYEKNEGIIDEQLIEGVLDKLSEQHFLDDDRVVSLLLQGYARKGYGPLRIKQEMRQKGFAETLVEHHFAELDVDWFEKAAEVRSKKFGDEIPTDFKEKGRQIRYLQYRGFFGDMIFELFSR comes from the coding sequence ATGACCCAACCTGAACTGTACCAATACGCCCTATTTTTACTTTCCAGACGAGATTATGGCAAAGCGGAGTTATTTGCCCGTATGAAGCGTCGTATGTATGAGAAAAATGAGGGTATTATCGATGAGCAGTTGATTGAAGGGGTGTTAGACAAACTGAGTGAGCAGCATTTTCTCGACGATGACCGCGTTGTGTCGCTGTTATTGCAAGGGTATGCACGTAAAGGATATGGGCCTTTGCGGATCAAACAAGAAATGCGGCAAAAAGGATTTGCCGAGACATTAGTCGAACACCATTTTGCCGAGCTTGATGTGGATTGGTTTGAAAAGGCAGCGGAAGTGCGCAGTAAAAAGTTTGGCGATGAAATCCCAACTGACTTTAAAGAGAAAGGTAGGCAAATTCGTTATCTGCAATACCGAGGTTTTTTTGGCGATATGATATTTGAATTATTTTCACGCTAA
- the dcuC gene encoding anaerobic C4-dicarboxylate transporter DcuC, producing MIELLIGVLVAVGVGRYIIKGYSATGVLMTGGILLLIITALMGKSILPESVKATGWRVTDILEYIKFLLMSRGGDLGMMIMVLCGFASYMTHIGANDVVVKIASKPLKMINSPYLLMVAAYIVACLMSLAVSSATGLGVLLMATLFPVMVNVGISRGAAAAICASPAAIILAPTSGDVILAAKAAEMPLIDFAFKTTLPISIAAIVAMSVAHFFWQRFLDRKEHVKTEMLDVNEIKTHAPGFYAILPFTPIIGVLVFDGKWAPELHIVTIIVGCIIMAAIIEFIRSFSAKHVYGGLEVCYRGMADAFATVVMLLVAAGVFAQGLSTIGFIKGLIDLAQSFGSGAIVMMIALVVITMLAAMTTGSGNAPFYAFVELIPHLAKQMGVNPAYLVIPMLQASNLGRTLSPVSGVVVAVSGMAKISPFEVVKRTSVPVLVGLIVVVIATEILVPVYL from the coding sequence ATGATTGAGCTCTTAATAGGCGTATTAGTCGCCGTTGGAGTCGGGCGCTATATAATAAAGGGTTACTCTGCAACAGGGGTATTAATGACGGGGGGTATTTTACTCCTGATTATTACTGCGTTAATGGGTAAAAGCATTTTACCAGAATCAGTGAAAGCAACGGGATGGCGCGTTACTGATATTCTGGAATACATCAAGTTCTTATTAATGAGCCGAGGCGGTGATCTCGGTATGATGATCATGGTGCTGTGTGGGTTTGCGTCTTATATGACTCACATCGGTGCGAATGACGTGGTGGTTAAAATTGCCTCCAAGCCATTAAAAATGATCAACTCTCCATACTTATTGATGGTTGCGGCGTATATTGTTGCTTGCTTGATGTCGCTGGCAGTTTCATCGGCAACAGGTTTAGGGGTGTTATTAATGGCAACCCTGTTCCCTGTGATGGTTAACGTCGGGATCAGCCGTGGTGCAGCGGCGGCTATCTGTGCGTCACCAGCCGCTATCATTCTGGCACCAACGTCTGGAGACGTTATCTTAGCGGCAAAAGCAGCCGAAATGCCATTAATTGATTTCGCATTCAAAACTACACTGCCTATCTCCATCGCTGCAATTGTTGCGATGTCAGTGGCTCACTTCTTCTGGCAGCGTTTTCTGGATAGAAAAGAGCATGTTAAAACCGAAATGCTGGATGTGAATGAAATTAAAACCCACGCACCAGGTTTCTACGCGATTTTACCGTTTACTCCAATCATCGGCGTATTAGTGTTTGATGGTAAATGGGCACCTGAGCTGCATATCGTCACCATTATTGTTGGCTGTATTATTATGGCAGCAATTATTGAATTTATTCGTAGCTTCAGTGCAAAACACGTCTATGGCGGCTTAGAAGTTTGCTATAGAGGCATGGCGGATGCATTTGCAACCGTAGTGATGTTGTTAGTCGCAGCGGGCGTCTTCGCGCAAGGTCTAAGCACCATTGGCTTTATTAAAGGCTTAATCGACTTAGCACAATCCTTTGGTTCAGGTGCGATTGTGATGATGATTGCGCTGGTGGTGATCACCATGTTAGCGGCGATGACGACAGGTTCTGGTAACGCACCATTCTACGCATTCGTTGAACTGATCCCTCACTTAGCGAAGCAAATGGGCGTCAACCCAGCTTACCTTGTCATCCCAATGTTACAGGCATCTAACTTAGGTCGTACATTATCACCGGTTTCTGGGGTGGTGGTGGCGGTATCGGGGATGGCGAAGATTTCACCGTTTGAAGTGGTGAAAAGAACCTCGGTTCCCGTATTAGTTGGGCTTATCGTTGTTGTGATTGCTACCGAGATTTTAGTGCCTGTTTATTTGTAA
- a CDS encoding DUF4026 domain-containing protein produces MNNKQQYLDIAAGNGEKEASMMVAIPASELASLQLEQRLEEQTYFTEGEIDYLPDEEGGGFFFTCKRGEEELRFYISLVESDPEYTINPYFATDPISQELYTQASNAPQAVVVECLFQEKPLVSYLQQLKIIQILVPDLLLGLDISAAGKVFTREWLNFQLIDDLMPSIDSLYVVHAIYDHDENSEDSAPTKYWFHTHGLARCGLSEAEIIIPHPIASYYGIPELFWSFVNNSITNGKIDFNEPIFIGQTQTGYEYLVAVPFEEGLLHVGTSTPIDNLKPLEEMNFEFGDMSSERFMGDWHDRDESHQHPSVMLFRVTQENPTLESFFEGFEDQNAMMFMRTDEETADMSSKARLRWEYFIHMLDNYGPKPVAPKKGLFAKLLGKSEEEEESEWRFLVKCGISYQDEDGDEGHEHMWFEPLTWNGDQFEGRLINHPFYVETMEEGGVYPLTRDHITDWTIYYQDGSYTPDTIYKLLSGAQVH; encoded by the coding sequence GTGAACAATAAACAACAATACCTTGATATTGCTGCTGGAAACGGGGAAAAAGAAGCCTCGATGATGGTGGCAATCCCTGCATCAGAGCTGGCCTCCCTACAACTTGAACAGCGTCTGGAAGAGCAAACCTACTTTACCGAAGGGGAAATAGATTACCTGCCAGATGAAGAAGGCGGCGGTTTCTTCTTTACCTGTAAACGTGGCGAAGAAGAGTTACGTTTTTACATTTCGCTTGTGGAAAGCGACCCGGAATACACCATCAACCCGTATTTCGCGACAGATCCTATTAGCCAAGAACTCTACACGCAGGCAAGTAATGCGCCACAAGCCGTGGTGGTTGAATGCCTATTCCAAGAAAAGCCTCTAGTGAGCTACTTACAGCAGCTTAAAATTATCCAAATTTTAGTGCCTGATTTATTACTGGGCTTGGATATTTCTGCCGCAGGTAAAGTCTTTACCCGTGAATGGCTTAACTTCCAACTGATCGACGATTTAATGCCAAGCATTGATTCCCTGTATGTGGTACATGCCATTTACGATCATGATGAAAACTCAGAAGATTCAGCGCCAACCAAATATTGGTTCCATACCCATGGGTTAGCCCGTTGTGGTTTATCGGAAGCGGAAATTATCATTCCACACCCGATTGCGTCTTATTATGGGATCCCTGAGTTGTTCTGGAGCTTTGTGAACAACAGCATTACCAACGGAAAAATCGACTTTAATGAGCCAATTTTTATTGGGCAAACACAAACTGGCTATGAGTATTTAGTGGCGGTGCCTTTTGAAGAAGGTTTACTTCATGTAGGTACCTCCACACCGATCGATAACTTAAAACCGCTGGAAGAAATGAACTTCGAGTTTGGCGATATGAGTTCTGAGCGCTTTATGGGGGATTGGCACGACCGTGATGAATCTCACCAGCATCCGTCCGTAATGTTATTCCGTGTCACGCAAGAAAACCCAACATTGGAAAGTTTCTTCGAAGGGTTTGAAGACCAAAATGCGATGATGTTTATGCGCACTGATGAAGAAACGGCGGATATGTCCAGCAAAGCCAGACTGCGTTGGGAATATTTCATCCATATGTTAGATAACTATGGTCCAAAACCGGTCGCACCGAAAAAAGGGTTATTTGCGAAGCTGCTCGGAAAATCGGAAGAAGAGGAAGAATCAGAGTGGCGCTTCCTAGTCAAATGCGGCATTAGTTATCAAGATGAAGATGGCGACGAGGGGCACGAACATATGTGGTTTGAGCCGTTGACATGGAACGGCGACCAATTTGAAGGCCGTTTAATTAATCACCCATTCTATGTGGAAACTATGGAAGAGGGTGGTGTTTATCCGCTAACGCGTGACCATATCACGGATTGGACTATTTATTATCAGGACGGTAGCTATACTCCTGATACAATTTATAAACTTCTTAGTGGTGCTCAAGTTCATTAG
- a CDS encoding aromatic amino acid transport family protein, whose translation MSTIKTAVNTTDKPASKWTYKDFTWVLSLFGTAVGAGVLFLPIKAGAGGFWPLVVLALIATPMIWLAHKGLARFVLSAKKQDADITDTVEEHFGKTGANIITFAYFFAIYPIVLIYGVGITNTVDSFLVNQIGMDPLPRWLLSGVLIAAMTAGVVFGRDLMLKLTSMMVYPLVLILLALSLYLIPEWNTSMLDVAPDWSTMPIVVWMAIPIIVFSFNHSPIISQFAKDQRQQFGDKAVIKTDMITGGAAFMLTGFVMFFVFSVVLSLSPAELEIAKKENISVLSHIANINPSPILSYLGPIVAFAAIVSSYFGHFLGAHEGLVGLVKSRSSVSVKKIELISLLFIVITTWIVAIINPSILGMIETMGAPMIAAILFILPVVAMRIIPAMKPLSTSKPAQIFTLICGLASITSVIYGAFA comes from the coding sequence ATGAGCACAATAAAAACCGCAGTAAACACGACAGACAAACCAGCCAGTAAGTGGACGTATAAAGACTTCACTTGGGTATTATCTCTTTTTGGAACAGCCGTTGGTGCGGGTGTTCTTTTTCTGCCAATCAAAGCTGGCGCAGGTGGTTTCTGGCCATTAGTTGTATTAGCGTTAATTGCAACACCAATGATTTGGTTAGCCCATAAAGGGTTAGCGCGTTTTGTTTTGTCTGCCAAGAAACAAGATGCTGATATCACCGATACCGTGGAAGAGCATTTCGGTAAAACTGGTGCGAATATCATCACATTTGCATATTTCTTTGCTATCTACCCAATCGTATTAATTTACGGCGTGGGCATCACCAACACTGTAGACTCATTCTTAGTGAACCAAATTGGTATGGACCCATTACCACGTTGGTTATTGTCTGGAGTGTTGATTGCCGCGATGACTGCGGGTGTCGTTTTCGGCCGTGATTTAATGCTGAAACTCACTTCTATGATGGTTTATCCATTAGTCCTCATCTTATTAGCACTGTCTCTGTACCTGATCCCTGAGTGGAACACGTCGATGTTAGACGTCGCACCAGATTGGAGCACAATGCCGATTGTTGTCTGGATGGCTATCCCTATCATCGTATTCTCCTTTAACCACAGCCCAATTATCAGCCAGTTTGCGAAAGACCAACGCCAACAATTTGGTGACAAAGCGGTAATTAAAACAGACATGATTACTGGCGGCGCAGCATTCATGCTGACTGGCTTTGTGATGTTCTTCGTCTTCTCAGTGGTACTGTCACTGAGCCCAGCAGAATTAGAAATCGCGAAGAAAGAAAACATCAGCGTGTTATCCCATATTGCGAACATTAACCCATCACCGATCCTGTCTTATTTAGGTCCTATTGTGGCATTCGCAGCTATCGTTTCTAGCTACTTTGGTCACTTCTTAGGTGCGCATGAAGGTTTGGTGGGGTTAGTGAAATCACGCTCTTCAGTTTCTGTGAAGAAAATTGAGTTAATCTCTTTACTGTTCATCGTGATCACGACTTGGATCGTCGCAATTATCAACCCAAGTATCTTAGGTATGATTGAAACCATGGGTGCCCCAATGATTGCGGCAATCCTGTTTATTCTGCCTGTAGTGGCAATGCGCATCATACCTGCGATGAAACCGTTAAGTACTTCTAAACCAGCCCAAATTTTCACATTGATCTGTGGTTTAGCATCCATTACCTCTGTGATTTACGGCGCATTCGCGTAA
- a CDS encoding BamA/TamA family outer membrane protein, which translates to MLQQKYLRRLTLLSLIATFSSQAQILPEREQIDGWLSELGGENSFDESKTIDWGVLPGPFYTPEMGLGVGTALVGLYRLDKQDTKTQPSSIGLSGFASSTGAFGLNFTNYNFVDSDQWRLFVSGTINNVPTYYWGKGYAAGKKESNKEKYHSQEFKITPRALYKLTEATYVGLGWNFSSINASDPDEGAKTYFSQSVGGRSVISSGVSAYYSYDTRDFLPNAHHGQTLEVIYTYFSPNLGSDTRFQATQLQYAYYHELTEKTVVAIDNYARFTTGDVPWNQLSLLGNSNRMRGYYEGRYRDNNIFTSQIELRHKLDWRHGVVGWLGTGTMSDSPSELGAGHWLPSAGVGYRFEFKPRMNVRLDFGVGRNSTGVYFQVGESF; encoded by the coding sequence ATGTTGCAACAGAAATACCTGCGTAGGCTGACATTGCTCAGCCTTATCGCTACCTTCTCCTCGCAAGCCCAAATCCTTCCTGAACGGGAACAAATTGATGGTTGGCTCAGCGAGCTTGGGGGCGAAAACAGCTTTGATGAATCCAAAACTATCGACTGGGGCGTCTTACCGGGCCCTTTTTATACCCCTGAAATGGGGTTAGGTGTCGGAACCGCTTTAGTGGGCTTGTATCGTCTCGACAAGCAAGACACCAAAACCCAGCCCTCTTCGATTGGGTTAAGTGGTTTTGCCTCATCCACAGGTGCTTTTGGGCTCAACTTCACTAACTACAACTTTGTGGATAGTGACCAATGGCGACTGTTTGTATCTGGCACCATCAATAATGTACCGACTTATTATTGGGGCAAAGGATACGCAGCGGGTAAAAAAGAGAGCAATAAAGAAAAATACCATTCCCAAGAGTTCAAAATTACCCCAAGAGCTTTATATAAGCTAACCGAGGCCACCTATGTGGGGCTAGGCTGGAATTTTTCATCGATCAATGCCAGTGACCCCGATGAAGGCGCAAAAACTTATTTCTCTCAGTCAGTTGGTGGGCGCTCGGTTATCAGTTCAGGCGTCAGCGCCTATTATAGCTATGACACCCGAGACTTTTTACCCAACGCGCATCATGGGCAAACACTCGAGGTCATCTACACCTATTTTTCACCTAACCTTGGTAGTGATACCCGTTTTCAAGCGACCCAGTTGCAGTATGCTTATTACCATGAGCTCACAGAGAAAACTGTCGTAGCTATTGATAACTATGCCCGTTTTACTACGGGAGATGTGCCATGGAACCAGCTTTCTTTATTAGGTAACAGTAACCGCATGCGGGGTTACTATGAAGGGCGCTATCGGGATAACAATATTTTTACTAGCCAAATTGAGTTACGCCATAAATTAGACTGGCGGCACGGAGTTGTTGGTTGGCTAGGTACAGGAACCATGAGCGACTCTCCCTCAGAGTTAGGTGCTGGACACTGGCTCCCAAGTGCCGGAGTGGGTTATCGTTTTGAATTTAAGCCTCGGATGAATGTAAGACTGGATTTTGGTGTTGGTCGTAACAGTACGGGCGTCTATTTCCAAGTTGGTGAATCTTTCTAA
- a CDS encoding MBOAT family O-acyltransferase — protein MNFFSFEFLGSFLVFFLIYWGCQPSSKLQNGLLITASYFFVYSFSPDFAYILFGYTLFIYLLTNWATVWLSNRWVYSLLAVGIIGCFTAFKYYSFFQETIQQTLDKFGFSVGLPVLELLAPLGLSFYAFHSVSYTVSVCRKEIEKADFFDVVLYLAFFPSIVAGPINRAKNFLPQIQAESRVILDSRRAILLISLALVKLFLFSSYLAENYVNPVFDAPAGFSAGEILIATYAYAWNIYFNFSGYTNLVTGIALLLGFRVPLNFNAPYLATNLQDFWKRWHISLSTFIMDYIYIPLGGSRKGFVRKNINVLTAMLISGLWHGAAMTFVIWGAIHGLGTVIFNIKTELMKKLGRTHLIPNAHVSKLLARILTFHFVCFAWIFFRSPSFDDALVMLNQFIEPGFIASISANLGLLIAFWLLFFAYPYFVQGYQYVAKKYQDIAWYYYPIPLAIVLTIMFMLSPSGMPGFIYANF, from the coding sequence ATGAATTTCTTCTCATTTGAGTTTCTTGGCTCTTTTTTAGTTTTTTTTCTTATTTATTGGGGCTGCCAACCCAGCTCTAAATTGCAGAATGGGTTGCTCATCACAGCAAGTTATTTCTTTGTCTACTCATTTAGCCCTGACTTTGCCTATATTCTGTTTGGCTACACGTTATTTATCTATTTGCTCACCAACTGGGCAACGGTTTGGTTATCTAACCGATGGGTATATTCGTTATTAGCTGTCGGGATCATTGGCTGCTTTACCGCATTTAAATATTATTCTTTCTTCCAAGAAACTATTCAGCAAACCCTCGACAAGTTTGGATTTAGCGTTGGACTGCCTGTGCTGGAGCTGCTGGCACCATTGGGGCTCTCTTTCTACGCCTTCCATTCCGTCAGCTATACCGTTTCGGTGTGTCGCAAAGAAATTGAAAAAGCCGACTTTTTTGACGTTGTATTATATTTGGCTTTTTTCCCAAGTATCGTGGCAGGTCCAATTAACCGTGCGAAAAACTTTTTACCGCAAATCCAAGCTGAAAGCCGCGTTATTCTCGACTCTCGCCGCGCCATTTTGTTAATTAGCTTAGCACTGGTAAAACTGTTTCTATTCAGCTCTTACCTTGCTGAAAACTACGTTAATCCGGTATTTGATGCTCCCGCAGGCTTTAGTGCAGGGGAAATATTAATTGCCACCTACGCTTACGCATGGAATATCTATTTTAACTTCTCCGGTTATACCAACTTAGTCACGGGGATTGCATTGCTATTAGGCTTTAGAGTACCTCTTAACTTTAATGCCCCATATTTAGCGACTAACTTGCAAGATTTCTGGAAACGCTGGCATATCAGTTTATCGACCTTCATCATGGACTATATCTATATTCCATTGGGGGGCAGTCGCAAAGGATTTGTGCGCAAAAATATCAACGTATTAACCGCCATGTTAATTTCAGGTCTGTGGCATGGTGCCGCAATGACGTTTGTTATTTGGGGGGCGATCCATGGCTTAGGGACGGTGATTTTTAATATTAAAACTGAGCTAATGAAAAAACTGGGAAGAACCCACTTAATTCCCAATGCCCACGTTTCAAAATTACTTGCACGAATTCTGACTTTCCATTTTGTCTGCTTTGCATGGATCTTTTTCCGTAGCCCATCGTTTGATGATGCGCTGGTGATGCTCAATCAATTTATTGAACCTGGATTTATCGCCTCAATTAGCGCGAATCTCGGCTTGCTGATTGCATTCTGGTTACTGTTCTTTGCCTACCCTTATTTTGTTCAAGGCTATCAGTATGTTGCCAAAAAATATCAAGATATCGCTTGGTACTATTACCCAATCCCATTAGCCATTGTGTTGACGATTATGTTTATGCTATCACCTTCGGGAATGCCAGGATTTATCTATGCTAACTTCTGA